taaaaggtAAAGAAAAGTTAAGAGGCAGAGGAAGAGGGCGTTTCAAGATAGCAGAACAGGGGATGATGTTTTAGCAGAATTATGACTTTACTATTACAGAAGCAAGGTCTGGGATAACTATAGTAATAAATCATGTATAAAGGAAAGCTTTTAATTGTTAGAGATAAATGTGTTCCTGGCTTGTAGGAGTCTGCAGTAATTTGCATCCATGATCTGCTCATATGTCCAAGcactttcccttttttcttcatgttgaaTCACAATCTAAGACAGAGTTCTTTGTTCCTGAAATTTCATAATCCTCCGACGTCTCTCCACATATTACGTTGTCCTGTTGGTTGCTGATCTGAGGAGAGTTTGTTGTTGCTTCTGGGATTTTGTAGGCTCCAACGTCTCTCTGTAAATTACGTGCTGTTGTCGGTTTCTGACCTAAGCAGGACTTGTTGCTCCTGGGATTTCGTTAGAATCCAACATCTTGCCATAAACAATGTTGTCTTGTTTGCTGGGCTGGATGCAAGAGGTCTGCGATTTGATCAGTGATGGAAATGTGTTTGCTGTGATGATCACCAAGCGGATTTAAAACAGTCTGGACCAAGATTATTTTGGAAAGAATGATTCAGTCATCTGTTcgaaggaggaagaaaaagtaGTGATTGTAAGAGAAAATTACTCAAATTATACTTGTATAATAAcacaatttttcaatttataattatatttttaattatttcaatttaattcataagTGAATTAGCATAAACTAGATATTGCCTATAATGATTATGTTAGGCACcgtaaaaatttaattttttttattaaaaattaaattttttaatgtattttgaattgttttgatgagctaatgtaaaaaataatttttaaaaataaaaaaaatatatcatttaaatgtatttcagtataaaaatactttaaaaaacaaccacaactatAATTTCAAACAGGCTCGTCAAATATAAAATGCTAGAGCTTAGTGTGCAAGAATTTTCATACTCcattaaaattaaactcaacATTTTAACTCAATTGATATTTAAATCttcctttcaaaaaaaacaaaatcttataTTCAaacattttctttgaaaaaacatatgCATAAAGTATGCATATGCAGTAACATACTCACATATTCATAGTACGTAATACAAACCAaggtttcatttatttatttatttaaattcagaCTCCTCTTTTCTAATATCCATTCTAgcaaaatcaagatatttgcATAAACTTCTTAATTTCCTAAAAACAATTATGCATGCCCACCAAGTAATTAAGATGTTATAcacttcaatttcaaaatttcaagtaAAATTCCAAAATAACAGCAAAGAAGATGAATGTGATGAGAACACATGTTAATCTCAAATAGTAAATTAATCCttcaaattaaagagaaaatagttacgatatttattattaatatggtcTTTAGTTCTACTAATATTAATGGCCATGGCCAGCAAGATATATTAatatggttttttgttttttgttcttttctggCTACAAGTCCTGCAAGCGATCATGTGGGAATTCCTCTAGCAAACTCTCGATTAAgctccaattgttttttaatatcatcacaaaGCTTTAACACAGCTCCAATGCAGCACCTTgattcctttttattattattattggttaattcatatatttaatcttaaaatGTTGTTGCTAGTGGATTCCCCCTGGCCATTTGTAGGGTCGAAGAGCAAATCAAGCAATCAGAGAAGGAgaaacacaacaaaaacaaagcagctttccagaagaagcatggtggAGGTCATTCCTCTTTAGAGTAACAGTGCTTTTACATGGGGAGTGGCATTCTTTCTTGACACAAAAGAGCTCCATGGCAACCTTCACGAACAGGCTCTCCAGTACAGCCAcagcaaaacaacaaagaaaggcAACACAAAACTCCAAGGATGCGTCAGATCCTCCCCAAAAAAGCAGCGAAACAACGAAAAGAAATCTCATAAAGCTAAGCACCATCTATCACATTACACGTTCTGTCATAATTCAAACATGATCTACCATGCCACCATTACCATTCATCAACAAACCTTTACTCTCTTCGTCTTGCTCGTGTTCTTTGTGGCCATCGCCATTGCATGCGCTCATCTCCATGCTAGTTAGCTCCTTCGCCTTGAAAGCCTCGTGTTCCCAGTCTGTACGGACCATGACAACATAGAGAATAGACAACGCACAAGCTATCTGGGCAGAGAGGAGCCCAAACCACAGCCCAGAAAACCCAATGTTTAGCCCAAATGCCAGGCCTACTGCTACTGGTGTTCCCACAAAGTAGAATGAGCCTAAATTTATACGAGCTCCGACGGCCGGCCGTGCTGTGGCCCGTAGGATGCCGCAGCCGGTTGTTTGAGGGCAGTTACCAAGCTCACAGAGCCCTATTATTGGCAAAACAGCTGCTACAAGACCTTTAACAAGAACATCCTTAGTGAACAGACCAGCCCATCGCTCTCTAAGGAATACTGTCCATGTCACATTGAGAACGCCGATCACAAAGGCACAACCCAATGCAACCATGGCTGCCAACTTGGCTTTGTATGGCTTACCAGCTCCAAGCTCGTTCCCTACCTGCACTATACCAATAGATGTATGTAGATGTTTGTGAGCTTTAACCAGGACAAGGAAgaggattaaaaagaaaaaaaaaacaaattataatggaGGGAGAGAGGCCGCTTGGTTCACTTTTGCTGGTCATGCAAGATCGCCACACTCCTACATGGAATCTGAGCTTTGAGAGAGAAGTAAACAGAAGCTTTCTTGTCGTGTACTAATTATGTCCAATCACACAACGTGTGTGATCTAAGATGGGTCCTCTAAAACGATGCAATCACCTAACAAATCGATACCATGCTTAGAAGCTTAGGcctttttttcatgaatttgttTGATGCCAGTCTTTTCACTCGCTTTTCATCTTGCACAAAAGAAAATCCTCGCCAATTAACACAAATTATATCCAAAGCCATATCAGAAGAGTTAGTACGTATCTCATCAGACTATTCACATAACAGACTCTTAGACCAAAGTAACCTATGAAGTAGCGCGcagtaataatattttgttctgGTCTGCACACCAGGCCAATGAATGCAGCTCTCATTCTGTGGATTCTCTCTTCCTGGGTCAGAATTAGGTTTCAACGGGAAGCAATCACTCTCACAACTGCCCTAAGAACTTGGCCACACACTAAAGATGTAGCTTGGGATAGAAAAAGGGGGCCATATTTGACTTCTTGAAGTGTAACATCATAGAGAAATTAACATGGTTACAGATCTATTTAGCAAGAATCTAAGTTACAGTGAGCCTTCGACGCATGAGCACATAAGTATATGAACATGTGTAACAATCCTAGATGATTATGTGAAGAGGAAGTGAGTTTTTGGACCTACCCGAGCAGAGACACAGCCAGCAAGTGCCATGGGGACGGTATACATCATGCTTGTGGTCTGGATGAGAATCCCAGTGGCGGCCACCGCCAGCGTGGGATTTGGCAAGTACCCTGCCAAGACAGTCACTATCTCATACCACCACCACTCCAAGCAAATCCCTAAGCAGCTAGGGACTGCCACCTTCAAAAGCGGTCCCACCCCACCACACAGCCCTCCAATCTCAACCCTCCATTTCATCTCCCATCGTCCACTAACCCACCACACATACCCCACCATCAGCCCCACCATGTTCATGTTAGTCACAACTGATGCCAATGCCACCCCTGGGACCCCCCATCCCATCACCACAACAAGAGCATAGTTCAATGGCACGTGGAAAATAACAGCCAATAAGGAGCAATACATGATGGGTTTTGTCACCCGCTGTGACCTTAAGAAAACCCTCAAGGGCTGTAATAAAGTGTTTGTTAAGAGATCTGGGAGAGAGTACATACAGTACGTTGCTGCCATTGCAGTAATATTAGGATCTTGGCCCATAAAATTCATGATTGACTCAAGATTAAGCCACAAGAGACTTATGGGTATGATTGCAATGCCTAGTATCACGATCATACGTTGAAGAGAGAGTGAAAGGAGGTCCCAATTCTTGCTGCCATAAGCTTGGCTACAGACTGGCTCTAGTCCAGAAGCTAAGCCCACGAGGACTGAGTAACCAGTTATGTTTGTAAACCCAATGGAAAGTGCACCACCAGCTAGTTCTAGACTGCCTAGCCTGCCCAAGAACATAACTGAGACCACTGCTCTAAAGAAGGCCATTAAGTGCGCAGCTGTTATTGGCAAAGCCATGCCCCATAACTCCTTTAGCTCTTCAAAAACCTGTTAAACCCAAGAAAACATTTATGCCAATATGAATATCAACAAGAACATGTAGCaaagcgagagagagagagagagtgtgagttAGTTGGCAAGAAACTGTTTTGTGGGGGCACTTAATCACCTGAGAAGCAGAGGGAAGTTTGTGAGAATAGAAATCTGGGTCTTTCTCCGCCATTGTTGTTGTTTCTAAAATATCATGTAAACTAGAAGCaaagatttgaacttgagaCCAAACCAAAAGGATAAACTAAAGTTGCTTCTTTTCTTAATCAACTTTCAATACTATATCAAGAAACTAAGCTTAAACTGTATGAAATAAGCACACGATTTTCTTTGAAAGTGGAATGGAATGGAAAACCAAGTTTCTATTTTCTTGATTGATCAGAACacgaaatgaagaagaaatcaaAGGTTGTAAACAAATCCACTTTACTCTGCCTCTTAATAGAAGAAAATACAAAGGGTTGAAGCATGAAGTAGAAGATGAATAGAGGCATTAAATAGGTAATCAACAGTAAGAAAGATGGTTGACAGGCACAGGCATATATGCGTATGTTCGTGTGTCTTCAAGagtcaaagaaaacaaacacaaaaacaacttttgctttgctttataACATTGCAACAATATTTTCTTGGCGTGTATCCCTTCCTTCTATGTGTATAGGGGCAGTATTTATACCGTAGAAGGACAAGAAAAGACTAAAGAGTAGGAGTTGCTAATGGCGGCGAGATCAgcagagagaaaaagagaagtaaGGGAAAGGACAGGTCTGTATCATAGAGAGACAGGGAGGGAGGGTTTTCTAAAAGACTTACTGCTGAAAAAGAAAACCTCTaaagaataaagagagaaaggTGAAGGGAGAGACTTGAGAGAGGGAGGAAGAGTGGACGTGGTCGGTTTTGGGCAACtttcaaggacttaattgaatattttacttttatccGAATTTAATTTTGGGAGGTTGTAAATCATTCTAAAATTATGTgaatagagaagaaaaatccaatCAAATTAAGAATATTTGAACACATGCACTCATTCCTGTTGGGAATTAGTTGACAAGCAATTAAATCAACTTCAAAGGTAATTAGTAAATCATATGGATATTATATTTTGCtaaagataataattaattaattgattgtaAGGTGGTGAGAAGAATTCTTATGATGAAGAAGTAGtatgagattaagaaaaatattccaTTGggtattataatttgtttattgattttttattgtattgataaaataataattatactattaTAGTTAATAGACAAAGTAAATTCTCCAtgtaaatcattttcttttaaaaaaaaaacatttaattatgaTGAATCATGCATTTTCCATGAGGGAGGAACCTCCCAATCGACAAGGAAAAATCATTCTATAGTGGCCATCCGATATgcatatgattatgattatagGTAGAAAGTTCCTTGCATATATAAATATGCTTAAAggtgataaaatattaaatgggggtacaaatatagtttttataccTGATCTAGTGGCCGGCATGATTGAAGACCTGAGTTTTGAGTTTTAACCAAGTcatttgtgttaatttttttcaaaaaaaatcaaaatgatatcgttttaattatataaaaaaaaaaaaaaacaaagttaacaGGTTGCAATCGGGTTTTTGACCAGGTTTTGCTGGATCAACCCACCGAATCACACcaggttctttttttatttttattttttttaactcggcCCGGTTTCAATTCCAAATCGACGCTAGACTAGATTTTAAAACTTTAGGTACAAGTAAATAAGCAATAACTTTTATGAAAAGGTTTGATTTATGTGCAAAAAATAGATTCTTAAAGATATGGCccttaattaatgatttaaaacttttcaattatttacttttaatctGGAATCTATCCAGCTACAACAAATTCTGGGTGGAGAGACAGATTTCCAAAATGATGACAGATTTAAGGACCCTTGAAAGCCAAATTACtgtttctaagaaaataaaggaaCAGGAATATTTTGAAGCTTTATTGATGTGTAAATGAATTAAAACCGTACTTAATTTAAAAAGCTTCCTTTATAGCTTATTATAATGGATTTGTACCAAAATTTTGTCTGTACATTGATTCTTTAGCTGTTTTTGTATGTAGTTTGTGTTTGATTTCTCTTTTCATCTCTATAGTTTAAAATTGCAATttctgataaaataaaaaaatacactattcattaaaaaaatcagcaaaCAGACAGtaataaacaattaaagatCATATTCTCTTAATGTATTGGCGTCATATGATCTCAATAGTTCTATATTTAGCTAAGCTAGCGTTGGAGACCCACATTGAAGAACAAGAAGAGCAGAGAACAAAGAACGACATCAATGGATTCTCTAAAACGTCAAGATTTTTAAGGGAATTTGACCCAATGCAGGCTTCAAGTTAGTGGGTTAGAAGATGGAATAATTATTTGCActgttttgaatttataataattatatcaagATCACTTCAAAAAGTTTGTCATCACAATATACGCCAGGAGTCATGAACAGcgcctagctagctagcaaaacatatatatataattcttttttctttttggaaaggtCATGAATCATGATGGCTAGTTAGGTGGAATGGAACTTGTGCAAAACAATCCAAAAGGGGCATCTTATTATGAAAGATAAAGCAGATCGATTACAAAAGATTagagcatgaaaagaaccaaaGAGACAAAGATTTCAAAATATTAGTGCATGAAAAGAACCAAGGGGACAGACTTTATCCTCATTGTCGAGATCTAACAGTAACAACAATACCATAATCTGCAcgataaatattaatattatagtgCAATTAGATATAAATATAGAGAGAGGACCTAGCTAGCGATGTCTGCATGTGTTTTCCATTACAGTGGTGCTGTGTGTGTCTCtctgtgtgtatatatatatatatcctctgCAGAATTCTTGTTTTTGAGATAACATTTGAAGTTTCATATTCAGGAAAAACAATGAGTGGTTCTTTCCAGGCAAGAATGGTACGCTCTCGTTGGAAAAGATGCCCTATAATGTTCTTGTTGCCTTGTAAAGCTCGTGCATATAGTTTGTGGTGGGTTTATCACAGGCTGCTAAGCTATATATTCTCTTTTGGCACTATGCAGGAGTGTGATTGGATCCAGAATATAATTAAGAGGAAGATCTTGCTGCTGTATTGTTAGGTCATAGTGCTGCTTCTATCGTATTTTGATCTCGATGCAATGTGATTTTGTCGTGTTTTAGAAGCATGCatgtactatatatataatatatatatatatatatatatataggttctTAACAAAAGCATAGAGAATATaccctacattaaaaaaaaaaaaaggtaagaaaaaacaattaaaaggtAAGGAATAAATGCAGGAACTTTAGATTTTGTTTGGATGCTGGGAATTTCATCATGCCTGACTTTTGCTCACTTCTTGTTGTCGTCCTCACTTCTTCGACGATACGTTCCTTTTGTTTTGCCGTATGGGAATGCAGGCGCAGTTGTGGTTGAACTTGTGTTCCCAAACTAACTGAAAGCATTAAATCTGTGGTTTCATTAGTGTTCCCAAACTTTTGGAAACAAGAACTCAAAACGCAATCTAAAGAAACGTCTGGATCTCTAAACGGGTTTGGTGCTTGGAAGTATGgcagtggttgttttttaaagtgtttttggtttggaaatgtattgaaattgtgtttttttttaaaaaaaaaattatttttaatatcggcatattaaaataatatgaaaacattaaaaaatattaatttaaagcaaaaaaaatacaaaaaattaatttttttcaaaagcgtttttgaaacgtaaaaacaaacaagccCATGTGTGTATTTGGTAATGCGgtgcaaattatttttgtaaaaatatttttcaattgaaaatatattaaaataatattttgtttttcaatctttttttcttacaccagcatattaaaactattaaaaaacatataaaaaaatatcaatttaatatatttttataaaaaataatttaaaaaacactttgaaaaatattggtTAAACTGAAGAAACAGACACTCTTAATATAACTTTGTATCATAGGTCATTTTCTTAAAGATGCTATGCacacatttctttctttaatttcttaattcatTTCAGATcactttcaaaaaattagataagATATAAAAGATAAGACAAATTGTGTTGGGTTAAACTATATCTCTTCGATGTAAAAGCGATTTGATTATTACTCTTGGTCCCCTCAAGAACTTAATTGGcgataatatatatttagtttgttCATATCAATTTGTAAGTTATTTTCAGAatagttttagaaattatgaaattttaaaatatgataaaacaaAGTTTTCTCTACAGTTTAATTAAGATTATAATCTTAGGGTTTgaaatttccttctttctttcgttgtacatcaaataaatacatgctttcaatatttgtttgataACCAAATTCATTTTCAAGATTTAGGTTAatatatatcattatattaagTGCCTCTAAAGTTCAGAGCTATTAAGTGCCTAGCTATATGATCCAAATAATTTGCACCGCGTGCAAGCATCAAGGCATCGTTGCCATGGAAATGAGCTAGCAAAACGAAACAGCTTTTTCTTAACGAAAGCTTTATGTCCAGTTCTTCGCTCCTGTTTGAAGCACATGACACAGCTCTTTCGtagttttaatttcttcaatgaGAGCTCAAGCCAATGGCATAGAGCCAAGTTAATTACAGAAGCACAATATTAATGCCTTTCATTTTCAAGGGCATGACCTGACAGTGATGGTAGTTAAGATCAATGGCAAAGCCCTTCACAGATGATCTCAAGCTCACGAGTATGGCTGCCTTGAAACCTGGGGGCTTATGGATATCGTGGACCGTTTATATTCCCGGCTCTATTTACAGCTAGGGTGAAGCCAATAGTTTTCCAGTCATGgcaagaaggaaaggaaaatgtGAAATCATAAATACAATATTCGGTTCCTTCGACTTAAAATTATGCTTCTGTAGGGGATGGATTGTTGAACAATAGCAGTTGCAATCTTCCTTTCGCAATTTTTTAACTCCATTGGAGGGTTGCTTTGTTGCAATTTGGCAAGAGACACCCTCAGAACAATGctttaaatttgttattataaGAATAACTTGGCTTGCATGGATTTTCTAGTATCCACAGCAAGTCTTGGGACATCATAAAACTAGCAAATCGTTGTACAGATCATTTCTGTCTGATATCTATTTTCAATTATTGAATGGGATACATATAATGTATAGCAATATAGTTGGAAATAATTTCAACATGATTTTGTTGTCATGTCAATATAATGTAGTATCTCATCACAAATGTTCACCTCCTTCGAGTAATTCCTCGGTATTGCAGGAAAATGGCATGTATGATGATTGGCTTCAGTTTGGGTCTGAATGCAGCAGCGCCGAAGATGCCCTCTCGATATTTCTCCCGGAAGCTAATGGTGAAACTCCTAGAGTCTGgaatgatgaggaagatgaGGGAGTGGGAGCTGAAGCTGCAATAGTTGATAGAGCACTCACATTGCTGCTGCTCAATATGCTGGTTCCCGGAATAGAACCTTCTGTTGTCGCCTTCGGTGCCGGTGGGTTCTCAATCTCAGAAATTCCCTCCAGCATCTGCACTACTTTTCCCATCTTAGGCCTCTGAGATGGTTGGTCCTGGATACACCAAAAGCTCACTTGAATTGCCCTTGTCACTTGCTGCATATCCACATCTTGGTCTGCAAGCCTTTGGTCCAAAATTGCAGTTACATTACTCTTCTCAAACTCTTCATAAGCCCAGGCAGAGAACTTTTTTCGGTTAGTTTCTGGTGAGACCTCAAAGTTCCTTCTCCCACTCACTATCTCCAACAAAACCATCCCGTAACTGTAGATATCAGATTTGGAAGTAATTGGAAGGTTTGCAAGCCACTCAGGTGCCAGGTATCCTCTCGTCCCTCTAACACTTGTTAGAGTCCTATATCTGTGATCCTTGGGAGTTATGAGCTTTGCAAGACCAAAATCAGAAACCTTGGCGTTGTAGTTCTCATCCACGAGAATGTTTTCTGGCTTTATGTCACAGTGGACAATGCAGTCTCGACATTCCTCGTGAAGATATGTGATTCCTCTTGCAGTTCCAAGGGCAATGTTAAATCTCTGCTCCCAATTTAACAATCTTCCTGACTGCTCTTCTGTAGTGAAAAGGAAATGGTCAAGAGACCCGTTTTTCATGAACTCATAAACCAGAAGCCTATGACGACCCTCGGAGCAAAAACCAATCAATCTGACCAAATTCAAGTGGTGAGTGCTGCTAATAGTCGCAACCTCCATCCTGAACTGTTTCTCACCCTGTTCAATTCCCTCAAGTTGCTTCACTGCAACAACTGTCCTATTAGCTAGAACGCCTTTGTAAACAGCTCCAAACCCTCCTGCTCCAAGCTTCTCTTTAAACTCTTTTGTCGAACGCTGCAGGTCCTTATATGAGAACTGCACCGGAGCACCGGATGCATACTCCAGTAGGGCATACTGAGCTGACAAACTGCCAAACTTGGGACTGTTTCTACAGCACCACCACCACAGACCACCCTCCACAGCAATCAAACCCAAAAGGGTaatcacaacaacaacaagaacaaccCAGACACGCAAGCTTGAACTTTTGCTCTTCTCCGCAATCTGCAAACCAGGTGGAGGGTTTGGCTGTGCTTGCCCACAAACTTTCACATACGAAGTGCTGGGAAGCGCTGGATTCTGA
This genomic stretch from Populus alba chromosome 19, ASM523922v2, whole genome shotgun sequence harbors:
- the LOC118056526 gene encoding protein DETOXIFICATION 54 translates to MAEKDPDFYSHKLPSASQVFEELKELWGMALPITAAHLMAFFRAVVSVMFLGRLGSLELAGGALSIGFTNITGYSVLVGLASGLEPVCSQAYGSKNWDLLSLSLQRMIVILGIAIIPISLLWLNLESIMNFMGQDPNITAMAATYCMYSLPDLLTNTLLQPLRVFLRSQRVTKPIMYCSLLAVIFHVPLNYALVVVMGWGVPGVALASVVTNMNMVGLMVGYVWWVSGRWEMKWRVEIGGLCGGVGPLLKVAVPSCLGICLEWWWYEIVTVLAGYLPNPTLAVAATGILIQTTSMMYTVPMALAGCVSARVGNELGAGKPYKAKLAAMVALGCAFVIGVLNVTWTVFLRERWAGLFTKDVLVKGLVAAVLPIIGLCELGNCPQTTGCGILRATARPAVGARINLGSFYFVGTPVAVGLAFGLNIGFSGLWFGLLSAQIACALSILYVVMVRTDWEHEAFKAKELTSMEMSACNGDGHKEHEQDEESKGLLMNGNGGMVDHV
- the LOC118056527 gene encoding G-type lectin S-receptor-like serine/threonine-protein kinase At1g34300, whose translation is MKPQNLLFSLFLFFTVTTAQTTIQPGTTLLAANPDQKWWSPTNTFYVGFSQVGSSSSYTLTINYNGGVPIWTAGNGTTTVDSKGSFQFLSSGNLRLLNGSGAVVWDSNTARLGATTASLDDFGNLVLKNGTSVVWSSFDHPTDTIVPNQTFSVDQVLRSGSYSFRFLRTGNLTLTWNDTIVYWEKGLNSSVAANLTSPALGLQRTGGLTIFDVAFPSVSYTVAFSNDYDEGGNRSRFLRLGKDGNFRMYSTDIGSGNTTMVWSALTDQCEVFGYCGNMGICSYNESSPSPNCGCPSENFEPVDVNDSRQGCRRKVEIGSCVGTATMLVLDNAKFLTYQPETESQVFSNGISACRVNCLSQSSCIASTSLSDGSGMCYLKNSDFISGYQNPALPSTSYVKVCGQAQPNPPPGLQIAEKSKSSSLRVWVVLVVVVITLLGLIAVEGGLWWWCCRNSPKFGSLSAQYALLEYASGAPVQFSYKDLQRSTKEFKEKLGAGGFGAVYKGVLANRTVVAVKQLEGIEQGEKQFRMEVATISSTHHLNLVRLIGFCSEGRHRLLVYEFMKNGSLDHFLFTTEEQSGRLLNWEQRFNIALGTARGITYLHEECRDCIVHCDIKPENILVDENYNAKVSDFGLAKLITPKDHRYRTLTSVRGTRGYLAPEWLANLPITSKSDIYSYGMVLLEIVSGRRNFEVSPETNRKKFSAWAYEEFEKSNVTAILDQRLADQDVDMQQVTRAIQVSFWCIQDQPSQRPKMGKVVQMLEGISEIENPPAPKATTEGSIPGTSILSSSNVSALSTIAASAPTPSSSSSFQTLGVSPLASGRNIERASSALLHSDPN